In Ensifer canadensis, a genomic segment contains:
- a CDS encoding DUF4242 domain-containing protein: MPTYIIERDVPGADKLNQDDLCALSAKSNAVVADLGVPYTWITSYVAGDKIYCVHEASSADVIREHSERAGFPANKITEVAAVIGPATASQGRNGK; encoded by the coding sequence ATGCCCACCTACATCATTGAACGCGACGTCCCAGGGGCCGACAAGCTCAACCAGGACGACCTTTGCGCATTATCGGCAAAATCCAATGCTGTCGTCGCCGATCTTGGCGTACCATATACATGGATCACCAGTTATGTCGCCGGCGACAAGATTTACTGCGTCCACGAGGCATCAAGCGCCGACGTCATTCGCGAACATTCGGAACGCGCCGGATTTCCGGCGAACAAGATAACCGAAGTTGCTGCCGTCATAGGGCCTGCGACAGCATCCCAGGGGCGCAACGGTAAGTGA